A stretch of the Panicum virgatum strain AP13 chromosome 9N, P.virgatum_v5, whole genome shotgun sequence genome encodes the following:
- the LOC120688562 gene encoding probable potassium transporter 16, which translates to MAHAGAGGGGIEIVPHSSDLELDLPPGNSLRQDSLYRDATRPAHHHAGHHGQESWARTLRLAFQCVGIMYADLGTSPLYVYSNTFKKGVGHPDDVLGVLSIIIYSFILFTMVKIVFIALYANDEGDGGTFALYSLISRYAKICLIPNQQAEDELVLRYKHHPKPSATLRRAQWMKNLLETSKAAKISLFFLTILATALAISDCMLNPPISVLAAVNGLKLRAPHLTKDAEVWITVGILVVFFSVQRFGTDKIGYTFAPVVTVWLLLISGIGIYNLIKYDIGTLRAFNPKYIVDYFRRTKKKGWVSLGEILLCVTGTEALFADLGYFSIRSIQLSSTFGLLPSVLLTYIGQAAYLRKHMGMDISNAFFNSVPSSLFWPTFILALITAVIGSQAMISCAFATMSHLQALNCFPRVKILRTSKHYSGQMYIPEVNIFLCISACVVTLSFRTTGFIARAHEICVVLVMIITTLLMTIVMLLVWKVNIWWIVIFFIVFMSTESIYTAAVLYKFIHGPYLSLAISAVLMMIMIVWHYVHVKRYKYELEHTVSRNKVKDILEQQDLKRVPGFGLIYTELVQGIPPIFPHLIEKIPTIHSVIVFITVKHLPIPHVDVSERFLFRQVEPKELMVFRCVARYGYRDTLEMANGFVKILVEYLQYYIRDINLYGLGEPLRISDYSAHIDSFSKEKPSGHAIYAEEMLTPIQSFSELTMHPVGMSNTLTHLQTGKMNVEEMLRIEEAQKIIQSEVNNGVIYILGETEVVAKPHSNLLKKIVVNYVYSFLRKNSRNGEKMLSIPRGQVLKVGITYEI; encoded by the exons ATGGCtcacgccggcgccggaggtggTGGCATCGAGATTGTGCCGCACAGCAGCGACCTGGAGCTGGACCTGCCGCCGGGGAACTCGCTGCGGCAGGACTCGCTCTACCGCGACGCCACGAGGCCGGCGCATCATCACGCCGGCCACCATGGACAG GAGAGCTGGGCTCGGACGCTGCGGCTGGCGTTCCAGTGCGTGGGCATCATGTACGCCGACCTCGGCACCTCGCCGCTGTACGTGTACTCGAACACCTTCAAGAAAGGCGTCGGGCATCCGGACGACGTCCTCGGCGTCCTCTCCATCATCATCTACAGCTTCATCCTCTTCACCATGGTCAAGATCGTCTTCATCGCGCTCTACGCCAACGACGAGGGTGACG GTGGAACGTTCGCTCTCTACTCGTTGATCTCGCGGTACGCCAAGATCTGCCTGATCCCAAACCAACAGGCCGAGGACGAGCTCGTGCTGAGGTACAAGCATCACCCCAAGCCATCGGCGACGCTGAGGAGAGCTCAGTGGATGAAGAACCTGCTGGAGACGAGCAAGGCGGCAAAGATCTCGCTCTTCTTCCTCACCATCCTCGCGACCGCGCTGGCCATCAGCGACTGCATGCTGAACCCTCCAATCTCCG TTCTGGCGGCAGTCAACGGTCTGAAGTTGAGAGCACCTCATCTCACAAAAG ATGCCGAGGTGTGGATCACAGTGGGGATTCTGGTGGTTTTCTTCTCGGTCCAGCGCTTTGGGACTGACAAAATTGGTTACACATTTGCACCGGTGGTTACCGTGTGGCTGCTTCTCATCAGCGGTATTGGGATCTACAACCTGATCAAGTATGACATTGGCACCTTGAGGGCTTTCAACCCAAAATATATCGTCGACTATTTCCGAAGGACCAAAAAGAAAGGATGGGTCTCACTAGGCGAAATCCTACTTTGTGTCACAG GCACAGAAGCTCTTTTTGCTGATCTAGGATACTTCAGCATCAGATCGATCCAG CTGAGCTCCACCTTTGGTTTATTACCATCGGTATTGCTCACCTATATTGGGCAAGCAGCATACCTCAGGAAACACATGGGCATGGATATATCTAATGCTTTCTTCAATTCAGTTCCAA GCTCTTTATTTTGGCCAACATTCATCCTTGCACTCATTACAGCAGTAATTGGAAGTCAAGCTATGATCTCGTGTGCCTTTGCAACGATGTCGCATTTACAAGCACTTAATTGTTTCCCACGGGTCAAGATACTTCGTACATCAAAGCATTATTCAGGCCAGATGTACATCCCTGAAGTAAACATCTTCCTTTGCATATCTGCTTGTGTGGTGACACTAAGCTTTAGGACGACTGGTTTCATTGCTAGAGCGCATG AAATTTGTGTGGTCCTTGTGATGATAATCACAACATTGTTGATGACAATAGTGATGCTCCTTGTATGGAAGGTAAACATTTGGTGGAtagtcatcttcttcatcgtctTCATGTCGACAGAGTCCATCTACACAGCTGCAGTTCTATATAAGTTCATCCATGGACCATACTTATCATTAGCAATCTCAGCAGTTCTTATGATGATCATGATTGTTTGGCACTACGTGCATGTCAAGCGTTACAAGTATgaacttgagcatactgtatcACGTAATAAGGTGAAGGATATCCTCGAGCAGCAGGACCTAAAAAGGGTTCCAGGTTTTGGTCTCATCTACACTGAGTTGGTGCAAGGGATACCACCCATATTCCCTCACCTCATTGAGAAAATCCCTACTATTCACTCAGTTATTGTCTTCATCACTGTGAAGCATTTGCCAATTCCACATGTTGATGTCTCAGAGCGCTTCCTATTCCGACAAGTAGAGCCTAAAGAGCTAATGGTGTTCCGTTGTGTGGCACGATACGGGTACCGTGACACGCTCGAAATGGCCAATGGATTTGTTAAGATATTAGTTGAGTACCTCCAATACTATATCAGGGACATTAACCTCTATGGGTTAGGTGAGCCATTAAGGATTAGTGACTATAGTGCTCATATTGATAGCTTTTCCAAGGAGAAGCCCTCAGGACATGCCATCTATGCGGAAGAAATGCTTACACCAATACAGTCCTTCTCAGAGCTCACGATGCATCCAGTGGGTATGAGTAATACCCTAACACATTTACAG ACAGGGAAAATGAATGTAGAGGAGATGTTAAGGATTGAAGAAGCCCAAAAGATTATTCAGAGTGAGGTGAACAATGGTGTCATTTATATACTTGGGGAGACTGAAGTGGTAGCCAAGCCTCACTCGAACCTATTAAAGAAGATTGTTGTGAACTATGTGTATAGCTTCCTAAGGAAAAACTCAAGGAATGGAGAGAAGATGCTATCAATTCCACGAGGCCAAGTACTTAAGGTTGGAATTACCTATGAGATCTAA